CCTAACAGCCTTTGCTCCATCGAACGCCACGGGGAGACTTCTCAGAAGTCAACGGCCCGTTGATTTGGTTATCGGATTTGGAGCACGTGGAAAAAACCACGAAGTGTCGGGCCGCGACTTCCATCCGCTCCCGTTTCACACCGGATGGCTCGGAAACGTGAATCATGCGTTCCGACACTGTCACCAGTTGGCGATTGGACCCCACTCACAGCTCAGTATAGGAAAAATCTGCGGTAGTCGTACCTCCATGGTTACTTGATGACTTGTGACTGCTGCTATTCTTGTCGTATATATATCGTCTTCATTTGTGGCTATTTGAGAACCCGATGCTCGGTCACGGCATCGTAGACCAATGGCTGCTAATAATGAATGTAATGTGGCAGGAATGGCTTCGTTTTTCGACACGTGGACCGGTGAACGCGGACGCGGCCTTCTTTCAACGCGAGCGTGGACGGCCGCCTCGGAGGAGCATTGACTGTTGGAGAAGCCACAGAGGCCGCTCTCTTCCTTGCTTTTTATATCGGCTACCTCCCCGCGTACAAAGTCGTCCATCTCTTTCCTCTCTCTCGCTCGTGTTGGAGTTCTAACGATGGGGATCAGCGGGTGGCGCCGTGGGCGGATCATTGGCCGGGGGACCTCCGCTACCGTCTCGCTCGCCACTTCGGTGCCCTCGGGGGAGGTCTTCGCGGTCAAGTCGTCGGAGCTCTCTCGCTCTTGGCTCCTGCAGAGGGAGCAGAGGATCCTCTCCGCGCTGGATTCGCCGTTCGTCGTCTCTTATTTTGGTTTCGAAGTCGCCGCCCAGACGCCAGGAGCCGGTCTATGCTATGATCTTTTCATGGAGTACGCTCCCCGGGGCTCGCTGTCCGACGAGATCAGGAAGCAGGGCGGTCGGCTTGACGAGCTCGCCATCCGATCCTACGCATGCGACATCCTCGGCGGGCTGGCTTACTTGCACTCCAACGGCGTCGTCCATTGCGATCTGAAGAGCCAGAACGTCTTGATCTGCTCCGGTGGGTGGGCCAAGGTTGCGGACTTTGGGTGCGCGCGGAGcgcagaggaggaggacgaggacgagaGGGGATGGATGAGGGGCACGCCGATGTTCATGGCGCCGGAGGTCGCGCGGGGGGAAGAGCAGAGCGCGCCAGCTGATATCTGGGCCCTGGGATGCACCGTCATCGAGATGGCCACCGGACGACCCCCATGGCCGCTCGTCTCGGACGCCCTTAGTGCTCTCCACCAGATCGCCTTCTCCACCGACGTGCCTGAGTTCCCGAGCTGGATCTCCGAGGAGGGAAGGGACTTCTTGAGCAGGTGCTTGAGGAGGGATCCTCTGGAGCGGTGGACGGCGGAGCAGCTGCTCCAACACCCGTTCGTTGCCGCGTCTCGTGTCGCCAATCCTCCATCGAAATCCGACTGGATTTCTCCTAAAAGCACTCTCGATCAGGCTTTCTTGCAGTCGCtctccgacgacgacgacgacggccaGGTGCTGGACCAAACAGAGGAGGACCCATTCGAGAGGATGCAGAGCCTAATCGGAGAAGCTGCTCCCAACTGGACGTGGGATGAGAACTGGGCGACGGTGCGAAGTAATGGCGGCTTTCCGGTGACCGAATCCATCACCGAAGACGGGAGATCAACAAATCCAATCACGGATAGCAGCGAACAGCTCATGCTCAGCACGAACCCCATGGCGACAGGGCATGTCCGTGACAACAGTTCAAGTGACCATAACTTATCTGAAACAAGTGTAGTTCCAATAGCAGAGGGACTCATCCTCACATGTAAAACAGAGACTTGTAACTTCGAGAATGCCAACTTTTACTTGATGAACAAGAAGGAACGCACTCAAGCTCCTTTAGGCCATCATACTCCAATCTTTCCGTCTACAATGTCCAATTCTTATATTTGGATTAATGCGCCGCTACAGCTCCTTAGTCACTAGAAAACAAAAACCGGTTACCACGCATAGAACGGCGATCACGTTGACAGTAGGAATAGTCGGCTGGGAGAAACAGCGGTGGATATTACAAATCTGTCAGTGTCACAGCGCAGCAGACTACAGAAGAAGATGGCGTTGAGCAATCCAAGTTACACAGTCTGGCCTCGCTTTCAATGCACGGCGCGCGGCACATGATTCGTGCCAATCTGTTGAGCTCCGAATCTAATAGACCACCGGAgaacattatattatattatgaccGCCTGTCGTGGGCTGACGTTTGATGACGTGGAACTCGTTCGTCATCGCAGCAAGGTAACGGTGAACAGATGTCGTCAGCGATCTGCGCACCAACTTAGCAGTAGTACTTAAAGACTAGTAGCACCGAGTGTCAGTTTACCCGCATCTCTTACCTGGCCTGGGATTAGATATGGGAACGGCCCCATGCGGGGCCCAATACGTCATAAACACCACATTTATTGATTGGGTTGTCCATCGTTTTGAGATATCAACATTGGAGGAAGATTGCAGAGACAGATCTATCTTGACGCATTAAAGGGATCGTTGTGGATCCAATAGGTTCGATAAACTTGATTGTGCTCATGGCATAGATGGATTTGGTGAAACGAATTTGATCGACTTCATTGCTCGTAATTCAGATAGTTGATCTTTATGTCTGATGAACAACCACATCACATACAAGTCTTAAGACCAATTAGTCTTCGTGGACAATCTTTTGAGCCCAGACAAAGCCATCAGACCCCTCCTCCAGTGGAGGATGATCAGTTCTCCCAGCAAGACCCAGCATTTCTTCCTGATCAGAGAGCCTGCTTGCTTCTGACTCATCTCAACCACATCTCATGATTCACAGGTTATGATGATTCCaacagttcatgcataaaattccaaTAAAACAGGAAACCGAATTGCTCATTCCATGTTGATTTGGAGGTCTTGCAATTGGCCTCAAAGTAGAATAAATTTAGGATACGGTGTTGTGGATCAAGTCAGCCATTACTAGGAGAAAGTTTAAGCGACAAGGAGAAGAAGATTGAATGTTAATATGATTAGGTCTGCCATATGCGCAATTGCTAATGATCCACGATTGCCACCTCCTTGTAATGTAGAAAAAGATGAGAGGCGTAGTGCGATCAAGAGATGTGTGATCTTTTGGAACTTTTAGTTGGTGCAGGAGATTGCAGTGCCTGAAATCGTACGAAAAGAAGCATGCACGTCTGCATGATCACATTAACAACTACAGAAGGCCAAAACCACAGCACTCTCACCAATCTTCCGAtcacttcatgccctgtgattcaTGCAGTGAGCCACCATTTCCACGTCTTCTTCCTTGTGTTCATCACTCGAGAATCTTTGCTTTGTTTCCAATTCTTTTTGGAGAATGATTGGGCACTCAAGAATCGAAGGATCCACACCTTCCTAACTCTTTATATTGTAATAAACTTTTATGCCAATCTGTATGATCTTATCCTATCAAACCAAGGCAAAGAGATTTGATCCATCGATTCATGCGACCTTCTTTCATGGTGCTCCATGAGCGAGGCAAtaactcatcatcatcaacatgcAGACTTTGACTGACATCTGAGTTAAAAGAGATaaagagaagaagaacaagaCACGAGCTGACTGCCTAGGGATACAGATAGAGCTCCCATCCTCAATTAATGGGATGGATGTTCCATGGCAGACCTAATTTTACCTACCTAAGGCATTTAGAGGCATGATAGGAACTTACCAAAGTTCCCTGCAGTTCAAATAAGTTTCACCACTGGAGAAGCTAATGCCCGCACCACTAAGAAAAGGTGATCCAAAGATGAGGGAAAGCTAGCTGTGCTTTTACCAAATGACACCCCAATAATCCACATTAATCTGTCCGGGAGGATCTAGAGATAACATACGATACAGGCGTAAAAATTTATTGGTTGCGAGTGTATGCCCAGATGATCTAACTGTCATCATTATATAAAGGAAAGAATTATGATGAGCTTCTGATTTGACAGGCTAATTAATCTTGATTGTATCGGCATAGGCTAAGGTGAGATGCTGCTAAGGAGAGTGAACGCAGGCATATATGCCTACCGATTGGTACCATCTGCACACCACTGTAAAGTTATTATTCCTAGGGTTCCTGATTCCTTAAACCAGTCATCCTCTACGTAAGCTCGATCGGATCGTGCTTCAAGAATCATCCTCAAGCAAGAAAGCTTGACAGCTCCCGCTCGCTGGCGTCGCATGCGGCGAACAGATTAAGTAGCATCTGCGTGGCTGGAAAAAGACAGATAGATTTATAGATAGATACGCCCCTCATCCTCCAAACTGTGTCGGAGTACTACAAGACATACGTTGTTCTCGGAGCAGCTGGGAAGAGTTCGCAAGCAGTCTGACCAGCTCGACAAGCCAACTGCAGTTTGATTCTTTGCCTTCGATGCTTCTTCTGCCAGCTGATCAGAAGCTCTCACCGAGGGATTTGGTCACCAAATTAAGAAAAATTCTTTTACGATTCTCAACCGGTGAAGTGTTACACGAAAAGGATCACTAGTGACGCACTACCATCGCTCTTTGGCGAGCAAGTTTGCAAATGGATATGATCCATCTCACTCTTCTTATTGCGCATTAGCTCGTTAATGCCCTCCGAGAAATGGCCGCAATAAAAGCCGTGACGCACTCCAAAACCATGTAAATAACAAGTAGATGATACAAACCCTGTTTGTTTCTCTTTCAGTCATGCTCAAGCTACTGCTACCTCTGGTTATCTTCTCCATCCAAGTTGTCACGTTGGTATAAGAAAAAGACAgtaaggaagaagaaggagattcGAGGGGAATATGTGAAACATCCATTCATCTCACACAATATTGGGAAGGTGAGGAAGCCGAAGGTGAAGATGGTGGGTTGGTTGGGTGAGCCGCAGTTGCAGTTCCCACTTGCTTCATATTCTAGTAGAGATATGTGATGAATAGCCAGCCGTTCATAAGTGGTTTGGCCTATAAGAAAGATGATAAGAGGGATCCAACATCGATGGCCAGTGCCGTCGACCGCTATTCaccacctcctctataaatactacGACCGCCACTTCCCCATGAAGGACGCAAAGACGAACATCTCATCCTCACCACTCTCACTTTCACATATATACATGGAGGCCGCCGTCGAGCTCCACCAATTCGAACTCCAAGTCCTTAAACCCgtggccgccgccgccaccggtaGGGCCCTGCCCAAGTTCTCCATGCTCACTCGTTTCCATGCCGGCTACTTCCGCATCAGCCTCTCCCTCTGCGGCCAGGCGCTGCTGTGGAAGACGCTCATCGAGCCGTCCACGGACGCGCGCGCCCTCCGCGCCGTGGTCAGCCGCCTCCCCTCCTTCGCCTTCGTCCTCTTCTGGTCCCTCGCCTTCCTCACCCTCCTCGCGCTCTGTTTCCTCTACGTGGCCCGCTGCGTCCTCCGCTTCCGCAGCGTCCGCGCCGAGTTCGCGCACCACGTCGGCATGAACTACCTCTTCGCCCCCTGGATCTCCTGGCTGCTCCTCCTCCAGTCTGCGCCCTTCCTCCGCCCCAACACCAACGGTTACCTCCTCCTCTGGTGGCTCTTCTCCCTCCCCATCCTTGCCCTCGACGTCAAGATCTACGGGCAGTGGTTTACCCAGGGGAAGAAGTTCCTGTCCACGGTGGCCAACCCCACCAGCCAGATCTCGGTGATCGGGAACCTGGTGGGGGCGCGGGCGGCGGCCCAGATGGGGTGGAGGGAGAGCGCCCTATGCATGTTCTCCCTGGGCATCGCGCACTACCTCGTGCTCTTCGTGACGCTATACCAGCGGCTCCTGGGCAGCAACTCGCTGCCAGCCATGCTGCGGCCGgtgttcttcctcttcttcgctgCGCCGAGCATGGCCAGCTTGGCCTGGGACTCCATCTCCTCCACGTTTGACACCCCTTGCAAgatgctcttcttcctctccctcttcctctttgCTTCTCTGGTAACTCAATCAGCAGCATACTTAAGCTTCCTTCCACTAGTTTCTTTGCTCTAATACTCTTCGCAGAACCCCCACTACTGAATTCTTACAAAGTCAACTAACAAACAGGTAGTCAAATTTACTTCGCTTCTTATGTAGCAAGCCATCAACCATGTTGATGATTCCACAACGCCTCGATAGTTCTAAAACATATCACCACCTCACTGACCAATATTTAGTTGTCGTCGTACTAATTCCACTTGCTACCTTTCCCGACTCTTTGATGGCACCACCAAAAACGAACAGCATCCATGGAATATAATCGAGAGATAGAAACAGAGTTGTTCTTAGCTAGAGATGGAATATCTTATCATTTAATCTCACACGCACATCTTGTATGATCTCGTCCAGCATCTTAGCTCGAGTTTCTA
The window above is part of the Musa acuminata AAA Group cultivar baxijiao chromosome BXJ2-6, Cavendish_Baxijiao_AAA, whole genome shotgun sequence genome. Proteins encoded here:
- the LOC135614509 gene encoding mitogen-activated protein kinase kinase kinase 18-like, translated to MGISGWRRGRIIGRGTSATVSLATSVPSGEVFAVKSSELSRSWLLQREQRILSALDSPFVVSYFGFEVAAQTPGAGLCYDLFMEYAPRGSLSDEIRKQGGRLDELAIRSYACDILGGLAYLHSNGVVHCDLKSQNVLICSGGWAKVADFGCARSAEEEDEDERGWMRGTPMFMAPEVARGEEQSAPADIWALGCTVIEMATGRPPWPLVSDALSALHQIAFSTDVPEFPSWISEEGRDFLSRCLRRDPLERWTAEQLLQHPFVAASRVANPPSKSDWISPKSTLDQAFLQSLSDDDDDGQVLDQTEEDPFERMQSLIGEAAPNWTWDENWATVRSNGGFPVTESITEDGRSTNPITDSSEQLMLSTNPMATGHVRDNSSSDHNLSETSVVPIAEGLILTCKTETCNFENANFYLMNKKERTQAPLGHHTPIFPSTMSNSYIWINAPLQLLSH
- the LOC135614510 gene encoding S-type anion channel SLAH1-like — protein: MEAAVELHQFELQVLKPVAAAATGRALPKFSMLTRFHAGYFRISLSLCGQALLWKTLIEPSTDARALRAVVSRLPSFAFVLFWSLAFLTLLALCFLYVARCVLRFRSVRAEFAHHVGMNYLFAPWISWLLLLQSAPFLRPNTNGYLLLWWLFSLPILALDVKIYGQWFTQGKKFLSTVANPTSQISVIGNLVGARAAAQMGWRESALCMFSLGIAHYLVLFVTLYQRLLGSNSLPAMLRPVFFLFFAAPSMASLAWDSISSTFDTPCKMLFFLSLFLFASLVCRPALFRRSMRRFSVAWWAYSFPLSVLALAATEYAQEAKGAVANVLMLVLSVLSVVVTLVLMVFTAIKANDLLPHDDPFMCSFNNMQ